A window of the Mesorhizobium sp. L-2-11 genome harbors these coding sequences:
- the traG gene encoding Ti-type conjugative transfer system protein TraG: protein MTANRTVLALIPATMMIGVTILIPGIEHWLAAFGKTAQAKLMLGRIGLALPYAMAAAIGVIFLFAANGAANIKAAGWGVVAGSAATILIAVAREAVRLAGIASNVPSGQSVFAYVDPATTLGASAAFFVGVFALRVAIKGNAAFARPAPRRIHGRRAVHGEADWMGMTEAARMFPDAGGIVIGERYRVDRDSVMAVSFRADAQGTWGAGGKSPLLCFDGSFGSSHGIVFAGSGGFKTTSVTIPTALKWGGGLIVLDPSSEVAPMVVDHRRRAGRKVIVLDPASPATGFNALDWIGRFGATREEDIVAVATWIMTDNARAASARDDFFRASAMQLLTALIADVCLSGNTEEKDQTLRRVRANLSEPEPKLRERLTRIYEQSESTFVRENVAVFVNMTPETFSGVYANAVKETHWLSYPNYAALVSGDSFSTDELAVGGTDIFIALDMKVLEAHPGLARVVIGSFLNAIYNRNGEVAAKTLFLLDEVARLGYLRILETARDAGRKYGISLTLIFQSIGQMREAYGGRDASSKWFESASWISFAAINDPETAEYLSKRCGDTTVEVDQTNRSSGMRGSSRSRSKQLNRRPLILPHEVMRMRADEQIVFTAGNPPLRCGRAIWFRRDDMKACVGTNRFHRSEGGDSG from the coding sequence GTGACGGCGAATAGGACCGTCCTTGCCCTGATCCCGGCGACGATGATGATCGGGGTGACCATCCTCATACCGGGCATCGAGCACTGGCTCGCAGCCTTCGGTAAGACCGCGCAGGCAAAGCTGATGCTGGGCCGCATCGGCCTCGCTTTGCCCTATGCGATGGCCGCCGCGATCGGCGTGATCTTCCTGTTCGCAGCCAACGGCGCCGCGAACATCAAGGCCGCGGGATGGGGCGTCGTTGCGGGCAGCGCGGCGACGATCCTGATCGCCGTGGCGCGCGAGGCAGTCCGCCTTGCGGGAATTGCCAGCAATGTCCCATCGGGCCAATCCGTCTTCGCATATGTGGACCCGGCGACGACGCTGGGCGCCTCCGCCGCGTTCTTCGTCGGCGTGTTCGCGCTGCGCGTCGCCATAAAGGGCAATGCCGCCTTCGCGAGGCCTGCTCCGCGCCGTATCCATGGTAGGCGCGCGGTCCATGGAGAGGCGGACTGGATGGGCATGACCGAGGCCGCGAGGATGTTTCCGGATGCGGGCGGCATCGTCATCGGCGAGCGCTATCGTGTCGACCGGGACAGCGTGATGGCTGTGTCGTTCCGGGCCGACGCGCAGGGGACATGGGGTGCGGGCGGCAAGTCTCCGCTGCTTTGTTTCGACGGTTCGTTCGGTTCGTCGCACGGCATCGTCTTCGCCGGATCCGGCGGTTTCAAGACGACGTCGGTGACAATCCCGACCGCGCTCAAATGGGGCGGCGGTCTCATCGTGCTCGATCCGTCGAGCGAGGTCGCGCCGATGGTCGTCGATCATCGGCGCAGAGCCGGCCGCAAGGTGATCGTGCTCGATCCAGCCAGCCCCGCGACCGGCTTCAACGCGCTCGACTGGATCGGCCGCTTCGGGGCTACGCGGGAAGAAGACATCGTCGCGGTCGCGACATGGATTATGACCGACAACGCTCGGGCTGCGTCCGCGCGCGACGACTTCTTCCGCGCCTCGGCCATGCAGCTCCTCACCGCGCTGATCGCCGACGTCTGCCTGTCAGGGAATACGGAAGAGAAGGACCAGACGCTGCGCCGTGTCCGCGCCAATCTCTCCGAGCCTGAGCCGAAGCTGCGCGAGCGGCTGACGCGGATCTACGAGCAATCGGAATCCACTTTCGTGCGCGAGAACGTCGCGGTCTTCGTCAACATGACGCCGGAGACGTTCAGCGGCGTCTACGCGAATGCGGTGAAGGAGACGCACTGGCTCTCCTATCCGAACTATGCCGCCCTCGTCTCGGGCGACAGCTTCTCGACCGACGAGCTCGCGGTCGGCGGTACGGATATCTTCATCGCTTTGGATATGAAGGTGCTGGAAGCCCATCCGGGGCTGGCGCGGGTGGTGATCGGCTCGTTCCTCAATGCGATCTATAACCGCAATGGCGAGGTCGCGGCTAAGACCCTGTTCCTGCTCGATGAGGTGGCCCGTCTCGGCTACCTGCGCATCCTCGAAACCGCCCGCGACGCCGGGCGGAAATACGGTATCAGCCTAACGCTGATCTTCCAGTCGATCGGCCAGATGCGAGAGGCCTATGGCGGCCGCGACGCCAGCTCGAAATGGTTCGAGTCCGCATCCTGGATTTCCTTCGCGGCGATCAACGATCCGGAGACGGCGGAGTATCTTTCGAAGCGTTGCGGCGACACGACGGTCGAGGTCGACCAGACAAACCGCTCCTCCGGGATGAGGGGATCGTCGCGATCGCGATCGAAGCAGCTCAACCGCCGTCCGCTGATCCTGCCGCATGAGGTCATGCGCATGCGCGCCGACGAGCAGATCGTGTTCACCGCGGGCAACCCGCCGCTGCGCTGCGGGCGCGCGATCTGGTTTCGCCGCGACGACATGAAGGCCTGCGTCGGAACCAACCGGTTCCATCGGAGCGAAGGCGGTGACAGTGGCTGA
- the traF gene encoding conjugative transfer signal peptidase TraF, protein MTRRGVTVFLASTGSVIGALAVIGLIGGFRLNLTPSEPLGIWRIETLHRPANVGDLVFICPPAGAQFEKARQRGYLRRGPCAGGFAPLIKAVAALPGQRVDIGEDVEIDGKVLGASRVRKTDGEGRAIDPYPGGTVPPGHLYLQSSFASSYDSRYFGPVPDSGLLGLARPVFTFDP, encoded by the coding sequence ATGACGAGGCGCGGGGTCACGGTGTTCCTTGCCTCGACCGGCAGCGTCATCGGCGCTCTTGCGGTAATCGGCCTCATCGGCGGCTTTCGGCTGAACCTGACGCCGAGCGAGCCACTCGGGATCTGGCGCATCGAGACGCTTCATCGACCCGCCAATGTCGGGGATCTCGTGTTCATCTGCCCTCCGGCCGGGGCGCAGTTCGAGAAAGCGCGACAGCGCGGGTATCTCCGGCGCGGACCCTGCGCCGGCGGCTTCGCGCCTCTGATCAAGGCTGTCGCAGCGCTCCCCGGCCAGCGCGTCGACATCGGCGAGGATGTCGAGATCGACGGCAAGGTGCTTGGCGCATCCCGCGTCCGCAAGACGGACGGGGAGGGTCGAGCGATCGATCCCTATCCCGGAGGCACCGTGCCGCCGGGTCATTTGTATCTCCAGTCATCCTTTGCGAGCTCCTATGACTCCCGATATTTCGGGCCGGTACCGGACAGCGGCCTTCTCGGCCTCGCCCGGCCCGTCTTCACTTTCGATCCGTAA
- the traD gene encoding type IV conjugative transfer system coupling protein TraD, whose translation MRRSQATDARKKDTREKIELGGLIAKAGLRYEKRALLLGLLIDASHRIKGNDAERARLTAIGAEAFGRDGE comes from the coding sequence ATGCGCCGGAGCCAAGCGACCGACGCCCGAAAGAAGGACACGCGCGAGAAGATCGAGCTCGGCGGCCTGATCGCGAAAGCCGGGTTGCGTTACGAGAAGCGCGCGCTGCTGCTCGGCCTGCTGATCGACGCAAGCCACCGCATCAAGGGCAACGATGCGGAACGCGCGCGCCTGACCGCAATCGGCGCGGAGGCCTTCGGCCGTGACGGCGAATAG
- the traA gene encoding Ti-type conjugative transfer relaxase TraA, translating into MAIAHFSVSIVSRGDGRSAVLSAAYRHCAKMDYEREARTVDYSRKQGLVHEEFLLPADAPQWARKLIADRSVTGAAEAFWNKVEAFEKRSDAQLAKDLTIALPLELSAEQNIALVRDFVEKHILSKGMVADWVYHDNLGNPHIHLMMTLRPLTEDGFGAKKVAVLGEGGELLRTKAGKIVYELWAGDTLDFNAFRDGWFERLNHHLALNGVNLRIDGRSYEKQGIELVPTIHVGVGAKAIQRKATAEGWKPSLERLDLQEERKAENLRRIQARPEIVLDLVTREKSVFDIRDIAKVLHRYVDDPAAFQQLLARIIQSPEVLRLQRDTMAFATGERVPARYTTRELIRLEAEMARRSVWLSGRETHGVPEKVLEATFARHARLSGEQRTAIEHVAGSARIAAVVGRAGAGKTTMMKAAREAWELAGYRVVGAALAGKAAEGLEKEAGIASRTLASWELRWKQGRDTLDAKTVFVMDEAGMVASKQMTGFVEAVVRAGAKLVLVGDPEQLQPIEAGAAFRAIVDRIGYADLETIYRQREDWMRKASLDLARGHVDQALAAYRSQGRVLGSELKAQAVENLIADWNRDYDPAKTTLILAHLRRDVRLLNNMAREKLVERGILSEGHGFRTADGIRHFDAGDQIVFLKNEGSLGVKNGMIGRVVEAAPNRITVSLGEGDQRRQVTVEQRFYNNLDHGYATTIHKAQGATVDRVKVLASLSLDRHLTYVAMTRHREDLQLYYGRRSFAFNGGLTKILSRRRPKETTLDYERGTLYRRALAFAENRGLHIVHVARTMLRDRLDWTLRQSSKLADLAIRLRTAGERLGLLQVPITRTKKEARPMVAGVKLFPKSLGDAVEQKLADDPALKKQWEEVSTRFRYVFADPETAFRTMNFDAVLADGRAASQTLQNLTINPASIGPLNGKTGLLASKADREARRVADVNVPALKRDIERYLEVRERALQRIEGEEKTLRQRVSIDIPALSPAALSFLERVRDAIDRNDLPAALGYALSNREAKLEIDGFNKAVAERFGERTLLTNAARNPTGQLFDKLAGGLQPQEKERLKEAWPVMRTAQQLAAHERTTAMLKQAEDLALSQRQTPVMKQ; encoded by the coding sequence GTGGCCATCGCCCACTTTTCCGTCAGCATCGTCAGCCGCGGCGACGGCCGTAGCGCGGTGCTGTCGGCGGCCTACCGGCACTGCGCGAAGATGGACTACGAACGCGAGGCCCGCACCGTCGACTATTCGCGTAAGCAGGGGCTGGTCCATGAGGAGTTCCTGTTACCCGCCGATGCGCCGCAATGGGCGCGCAAGCTGATCGCGGACCGGTCCGTCACTGGTGCGGCGGAGGCCTTCTGGAACAAGGTCGAGGCCTTCGAGAAGCGCTCGGACGCGCAGCTCGCAAAGGATCTCACCATTGCCCTGCCGCTGGAGCTATCGGCCGAACAGAACATCGCGCTCGTCCGCGACTTCGTGGAAAAGCACATCCTGTCGAAGGGTATGGTTGCCGACTGGGTCTATCACGACAACCTCGGCAATCCGCATATCCACCTGATGATGACGCTGCGGCCGCTGACCGAAGACGGCTTCGGCGCGAAGAAGGTAGCGGTGCTGGGTGAGGGCGGCGAGCTACTCAGGACGAAAGCCGGAAAGATCGTCTACGAGTTATGGGCCGGCGACACGCTAGACTTCAACGCATTTCGTGATGGCTGGTTTGAACGGCTGAACCATCATCTGGCGCTGAACGGCGTCAACCTTCGCATCGATGGCCGGTCCTACGAGAAGCAGGGCATCGAACTCGTGCCAACCATCCATGTCGGCGTTGGCGCCAAGGCGATCCAGCGCAAGGCAACAGCCGAAGGATGGAAGCCGTCGCTGGAGAGGCTCGATCTGCAGGAGGAGCGGAAGGCTGAGAACCTGCGCCGCATTCAGGCCCGTCCGGAGATCGTGCTCGATCTCGTTACCCGCGAAAAGAGCGTCTTCGATATACGCGATATCGCCAAGGTGCTGCATCGCTATGTCGACGATCCGGCGGCGTTCCAGCAGCTTCTTGCGCGCATCATCCAGAGCCCGGAAGTGCTTCGCCTGCAGCGCGACACGATGGCGTTCGCAACCGGAGAAAGGGTGCCAGCCCGCTACACGACGCGGGAGCTGATCCGGCTTGAAGCCGAGATGGCGCGGCGGTCGGTCTGGCTTTCCGGTCGCGAGACGCACGGCGTTCCGGAGAAGGTGCTGGAGGCGACCTTTGCCCGGCATGCCCGCCTGTCGGGCGAGCAGCGAACCGCCATCGAGCATGTCGCCGGTTCTGCCCGCATCGCCGCTGTCGTCGGTCGCGCCGGCGCCGGCAAGACCACCATGATGAAGGCCGCGCGCGAGGCATGGGAACTTGCCGGATACCGGGTGGTCGGCGCAGCACTTGCGGGCAAGGCGGCAGAGGGGCTGGAGAAGGAAGCGGGGATTGCCAGCCGCACGCTGGCGTCGTGGGAGCTGCGCTGGAAACAGGGCCGGGACACGCTCGATGCCAAGACGGTGTTCGTCATGGACGAAGCAGGCATGGTCGCCTCGAAGCAGATGACCGGCTTCGTCGAGGCCGTCGTCAGGGCAGGCGCCAAGCTCGTCCTGGTCGGAGATCCGGAGCAGCTCCAACCGATCGAGGCGGGCGCCGCCTTCCGCGCCATTGTCGACCGCATCGGCTATGCCGATCTCGAAACCATCTATCGCCAGCGCGAGGACTGGATGCGCAAGGCCTCGCTCGATCTGGCGCGCGGCCATGTCGACCAGGCGCTTGCCGCGTATCGCTCACAGGGCAGGGTGCTTGGCTCGGAGCTGAAGGCACAGGCTGTCGAGAACCTGATCGCCGACTGGAACCGCGACTACGATCCGGCGAAGACCACGCTGATCCTCGCGCATCTGCGTCGTGACGTCCGGTTGCTTAATAACATGGCGCGCGAGAAGCTGGTCGAGCGCGGTATCCTCAGTGAAGGCCATGGCTTTAGGACGGCGGACGGCATCCGCCATTTCGACGCCGGCGACCAGATCGTCTTCCTGAAAAACGAGGGCTCGCTCGGCGTCAAGAACGGGATGATCGGGCGCGTCGTCGAAGCTGCGCCGAACCGCATCACGGTCAGCCTGGGCGAGGGCGATCAGCGCCGCCAGGTGACGGTCGAGCAGCGATTCTACAACAACCTCGACCATGGCTATGCCACCACGATTCACAAAGCCCAAGGCGCCACCGTCGATCGGGTGAAGGTGCTCGCCTCCCTTTCGCTCGATCGGCATCTGACCTATGTCGCGATGACCCGTCATCGGGAGGATCTGCAGCTTTACTATGGTCGCCGCTCCTTCGCCTTCAATGGCGGCCTGACGAAAATCCTGTCGCGCCGACGGCCCAAGGAAACCACGCTCGATTACGAGCGCGGCACGCTCTACCGGCGGGCGCTCGCCTTCGCCGAAAACCGCGGCCTGCACATCGTCCATGTCGCCCGAACGATGCTGCGCGACCGGCTTGACTGGACGCTGCGCCAAAGCTCGAAGCTTGCCGATCTGGCGATCCGCCTTCGCACGGCCGGCGAGCGCCTCGGCCTGCTGCAAGTCCCCATAACGCGAACCAAAAAGGAGGCCCGTCCGATGGTTGCCGGCGTGAAGCTGTTTCCGAAATCTCTGGGCGACGCCGTCGAGCAGAAGCTTGCGGACGATCCCGCCCTCAAGAAGCAGTGGGAGGAGGTCTCGACGCGATTCCGCTACGTGTTCGCCGATCCCGAGACCGCCTTCCGGACGATGAACTTCGACGCGGTCCTCGCCGACGGCCGAGCGGCGTCGCAGACGCTTCAGAACCTCACTATCAATCCGGCATCGATCGGCCCGCTCAACGGCAAGACTGGTCTTCTCGCCAGCAAGGCGGACCGCGAAGCCCGCCGCGTCGCCGACGTCAACGTGCCGGCGCTGAAGCGCGACATCGAGCGCTATCTTGAGGTGCGTGAGCGCGCCCTGCAGCGGATCGAGGGCGAGGAGAAGACGCTGCGGCAGCGTGTGTCGATCGACATCCCGGCGCTGTCGCCTGCCGCGCTGAGTTTCCTGGAACGGGTGCGCGACGCGATCGACCGCAACGATCTTCCCGCAGCACTGGGATACGCGCTCAGCAATCGCGAGGCCAAGCTCGAGATCGACGGTTTCAACAAGGCGGTGGCGGAACGGTTCGGCGAACGCACGCTGCTGACCAACGCTGCCCGCAATCCCACAGGCCAACTCTTCGACAAGCTCGCCGGAGGGCTCCAGCCCCAGGAAAAGGAACGGCTGAAGGAGGCGTGGCCGGTAATGCGAACAGCACAGCAGCTCGCAGCCCACGAGCGCACGACAGCTATGCTGAAGCAGGCCGAGGACCTGGCGCTCTCGCAGCGCCAGACTCCGGTGATGAAGCAATGA
- a CDS encoding conjugal transfer protein TraB, with amino-acid sequence MTPDISGRYRTAAFSASPGPSSLSIRNRRRGPVLVVLSIVVGTLGWSGTVLTLPAAMILPLLWAKSPSRLVAAAVSGGYFLAASRGLPQGVATFYATDLWPGLLLWVMASACFITVHALLWTQHPGKGRLVRYLAAAVLMGVPPFGITGWAHPMTAAGVLFPGWGWCGLVATAASIAMMTSRNWPAAVIAMGGFWLWSAATWTEPSLPDGWKGVDLELGQSLGRESSLEHHRGQIATVRARAAEGSRFIVLPESALGFWTPTVARLWQEGLRGSDITVIAGAAVIEAAGYDNVMVAISADEARVLYRERMPVPVSMWQPWRAWTGQSGGARAHLFANPVVELDGAMIAPLICYEQLILWPALQSMLHFPDIVIATGNGWWTAGTSIVAIQQASAIAWAKLFNRPLVTAFNT; translated from the coding sequence ATGACTCCCGATATTTCGGGCCGGTACCGGACAGCGGCCTTCTCGGCCTCGCCCGGCCCGTCTTCACTTTCGATCCGTAACCGCCGGCGCGGGCCGGTCCTGGTCGTCTTGTCGATTGTGGTGGGCACACTCGGCTGGAGCGGAACTGTGCTGACTCTCCCGGCCGCGATGATCTTACCGCTGCTCTGGGCGAAGTCGCCGTCGCGCCTCGTCGCGGCTGCCGTCTCGGGAGGATATTTCCTCGCCGCCTCGCGCGGCCTGCCGCAGGGTGTCGCGACCTTCTATGCCACCGATCTCTGGCCGGGCCTCCTGCTGTGGGTTATGGCTTCGGCCTGCTTCATCACCGTGCATGCGCTGCTCTGGACGCAGCATCCGGGAAAGGGAAGGTTGGTGCGGTATCTGGCGGCGGCGGTGCTGATGGGGGTGCCGCCCTTCGGCATCACCGGCTGGGCGCACCCTATGACGGCGGCGGGCGTGCTCTTTCCAGGATGGGGATGGTGCGGCCTGGTTGCGACTGCGGCCAGTATCGCGATGATGACATCGCGAAACTGGCCGGCAGCCGTCATTGCCATGGGAGGCTTTTGGCTCTGGTCCGCCGCAACGTGGACAGAACCTTCTCTACCGGACGGATGGAAAGGCGTCGATCTCGAACTGGGCCAGAGCCTCGGTCGCGAGAGTTCGCTCGAGCATCACCGTGGCCAGATCGCAACGGTTCGCGCTCGGGCAGCCGAGGGAAGCCGATTCATCGTCCTTCCCGAGAGCGCCCTGGGCTTCTGGACGCCGACCGTCGCGCGTCTCTGGCAGGAGGGTTTACGCGGGTCCGACATCACCGTGATCGCCGGCGCGGCCGTGATCGAGGCGGCCGGCTACGACAACGTCATGGTGGCGATCTCCGCCGACGAGGCGCGCGTCCTCTATCGCGAACGCATGCCGGTCCCGGTTTCCATGTGGCAACCGTGGCGGGCCTGGACGGGGCAGAGCGGAGGCGCGCGAGCGCACCTTTTCGCCAATCCTGTCGTTGAGCTCGATGGCGCCATGATCGCTCCGCTGATTTGCTACGAGCAGCTCATTCTCTGGCCGGCGCTTCAATCGATGCTGCATTTCCCGGACATCGTCATAGCGACTGGCAATGGCTGGTGGACCGCCGGCACCTCGATCGTCGCCATCCAGCAGGCCAGCGCAATCGCCTGGGCGAAGCTCTTCAACCGTCCATTGGTGACGGCCTTCAACACATGA
- a CDS encoding WGR domain-containing protein has protein sequence MSNEEAGPVHLHRIDPTQNMRRFYSLAIQPTLFGGASVVRNWGRIGKNGQSMMETFDQAEEATIAMARLQRTKRRRGYRE, from the coding sequence ATGTCGAATGAGGAAGCAGGCCCGGTTCATCTTCACCGCATCGATCCGACGCAGAACATGCGCCGGTTCTACTCGCTCGCGATCCAGCCGACATTGTTCGGCGGGGCATCGGTCGTCCGCAACTGGGGGCGGATCGGCAAGAACGGCCAGTCTATGATGGAAACCTTCGACCAGGCTGAAGAGGCGACGATCGCCATGGCGAGGCTGCAACGGACAAAGCGGCGACGCGGCTACAGGGAATGA
- the traC gene encoding conjugal transfer protein TraC yields the protein MKKPSSKIREEIARLQDQLRQAETREAERIGRIALKAGLGEIEIEEAALQGAFEEIAGRFRGAKGQASGKRKAGDGGTAGASPATVATGAAAGSGSEA from the coding sequence ATGAAGAAGCCGTCATCGAAGATACGTGAAGAAATCGCCCGCCTGCAGGACCAGCTCAGGCAGGCCGAGACGCGCGAGGCCGAACGCATTGGCCGGATCGCGCTGAAAGCTGGACTCGGCGAGATCGAGATCGAGGAGGCCGCCCTTCAGGGGGCGTTCGAGGAGATCGCCGGGCGCTTTCGCGGAGCCAAGGGACAGGCGTCCGGAAAGAGGAAAGCGGGTGACGGCGGGACCGCCGGCGCTTCGCCCGCGACGGTCGCAACTGGCGCGGCTGCGGGCAGCGGTAGCGAGGCTTGA
- a CDS encoding thermonuclease family protein — MGGSFRRRHNNRKRSGRTWAWAIVALIAASLYAADHYQLADRLTLAVTVPRTDTLGATFPYCTEGRRVTCVVDGDTFWLSGERIRIADIDTPELSPPRCEAERLKGEAAKRRLRELLNAGPFSLTAGWRDEDQHGRKLRTVTRDGRSIGDTMIEEGLARRWDGKRRSLCG; from the coding sequence ATGGGCGGCTCGTTCCGCCGGCGCCACAACAATCGGAAGCGATCCGGCAGAACCTGGGCGTGGGCGATCGTCGCCCTGATCGCGGCGAGTCTATATGCCGCCGATCATTATCAGCTCGCCGATCGGCTGACGCTGGCTGTGACCGTACCACGGACGGATACGCTAGGCGCGACATTCCCCTATTGCACGGAAGGCCGCCGCGTGACCTGCGTCGTGGATGGTGACACGTTCTGGCTTTCGGGCGAGAGGATCCGTATCGCCGACATCGACACGCCGGAACTGAGCCCGCCACGCTGCGAGGCGGAGCGGCTCAAAGGCGAGGCCGCCAAGCGCCGGTTGCGGGAGCTACTGAACGCCGGCCCGTTCTCGCTCACGGCCGGCTGGCGCGACGAAGATCAGCATGGACGCAAGCTGCGCACGGTGACACGTGACGGCCGCTCGATCGGCGACACGATGATCGAGGAAGGCTTGGCCCGCCGTTGGGACGGTAAGCGCCGAAGCTTGTGCGGCTGA